Below is a genomic region from Apteryx mantelli isolate bAptMan1 chromosome 22, bAptMan1.hap1, whole genome shotgun sequence.
TTTATTACATCCCGTCAGTTTAATAACCGTTTTCTGCGCCCTATCCAAATTCTTGCCTTTAAACTACACGAATGCAAACAGAGGCAGATGTTTCCTTTGCCTGTCAATTGTCATCTCTCTTCATTCCAATTTGTGTTGGAGTCCTTCACTTAAAAATTACATTGTATAAATATTCTAGTCATTGAGATGGCTGTCAAGGTTGAATTGGCACTGACAGTGGGTTGGTGTGTTGTATGTATGAATAGGCACAGAAGTTATGTCTCTTGGTACTGGAGCATTGTTTCTCTGTTTGAACAGATAAGGGAAAGCTGAGAAAATTGAATTGAAGATGAGTGATTTTGCTGTACTTGATTTGTGAATGTAATCACATTTAATTATCTGCTGAGAGAGTACATAgaggtattttaaaaatagatatcTAAGGTGATACagcttagatttaaaaaaagaatgaaagcaaagggTAGCTGGCTTCACATTTTAACTGTACCGGTATTTTATCACTAGGGGATTCCAATCTTGATGTAGACTTCAGGCAAACTGTATTGGATGTCCTTCTCTTTTTACATGATTTTTGCAGTCACAAAACTCCTGCGCAATTTGATGGGAATGGCACTTTCTATTTGAGATGAGTAATGGAATTGTAACAAATAGGACATAGGGAGCATTGAGAGAGCTACACGGATGATTCTTGCAGGCATCTTTTGTAGTTTGCAGATAGAGTTCACCTGCAGTAAAGTGGGAATTTGAGTGCACATCTCCCATTGATGCAAGTGAAGGTGGCCTGAGCAGTTTGTTTTCCCAGTGGAGATTCTGCTTCTAAGTGCAATTTAATGCTGCCTGGTGAACATCCACAGAGGACACCAGAAATCTCAAGTTCAAAAGTTTTAAAGACAGTCCAATTAACTGCTCAGATTGctttttcctttgttgttttCTCAATGTGTTTCCTTTGACAGGACCAAGAAGAGCAAGCTTATTTTGCAGTATTTGATGGTCATGGGGGAGTGGATGCTGCCATCTATGCCTCCATCCATCTCCATGTGAACCTGGTCCATCAGGAGATGTTTCAGCATGACCCAGCAGAGGCGCTCTGCCGAGCTTTCCGGGTGACAGATGAGCGTTTCGTCCAGAAGGCAGCCAGAGAGGTGAACGAGCTATCTGGGAAAGAAGGGAAGTGGGCTTGACCCTGAAAGTATTAATTTATAAATTCTAttcatgaaaaaaacagaaatcggGTGAATTTCATACTATTGAGAGACACAGATCAAGCTTCCAGAACATGTCTTTGATCTGACAGGAACAATTAGAGTTCACTCCGATGTTCAGTCTGGTTCAACCACATAGCTAGCTTCCTCAGACGCTGAAGGCATATTTTCTGCAGCCATGAGTAGATCTGAGGAGTGGGAGTCCTAGTTTTACCCTTGAACCTCAGTGCAGTGGGGCAGCAGGGCACCGAATAAGGCAAGGTCTCAGTTTGAAGAGCTCAAAAGCTCCTCAATCACATGAAGATCAGGGAACCAGAAAAGTGGTGCAAGGCACACCTTGCTCCCAGAAACACCTCCTGAAGACAAAAATGATGATGACTGAAAAAACACTAATAGAATACATGACATCAGTAAATTGACTATGGTATGCTGGACTAATGGAGGTGTGTAGCGCCCAGCACTGTCGTGGTGATAACCTTCTTGGTGTGTTCATTAGCAAGGGTGCACCAAGTACGGTCCTGACTACAGGCCAGGGGTCAACACAGAGCCGTCCACGACAGCTCACAGTGCAGATGCCCACTGATGGACTTGGTAATGTTCCATGAAACGTCAGCCTGGCACTTCTCACAGCATCTGATTCATTTAGGAGGAGAgaatggctgctgctgctgctgctcttgtgtTCGCATGCTAACTAGGTTTAGtccctggggtttttttgttttgttttgttttgttttgtttttgtttttttcccctctctacaACATAAATCTTTTTTTGCTCCAGAAAGCAAGAGTAAATGGATAACTGCCTCTTAGGCCTCCTAAACCTATGCGAGGGCTGAGTATGTGTCGGCAACTCAAGATGCTTACAAATAAATCCCCCTCCAAGATCATTAACATGTATTCATTTCTATCAACAGATAGGAAACAGGCACAGATAATCAATTAAAACAGTAGTACAGCAGTTCACTAGCAGAGCCCAGCATCCGAAAATGTGATTCCGGTTCAAGGGAAATTACAGGACAAAATCAATGACTTGTATTTAGTGAGGCTGGTTTGGAAGGGCTGTTACTGAACAGTCGTAACTGGAAGAAAAATGCTGCCTGTCTGCCTCCTGGAACAGCCTGTGTATTAGAATGTCAACATGTTCTGACCTTGAGTTAAGTAGGAAAATGCTTTGGAACagttatttgcttatttaaaacttcaggtgtttcctcttcctcccccccccctccatccaGAGCCTGCGCTGTGGAACCACTGGGGTGGTGACTTTCATCCGAGGAAATATGTTACATGTGGCTTGGCTTGGGGACTCCCAGGTCATGCTTGTGAGGAGAGGCCAAGCTGTGGAACTGATGAAACCCCACAAACCGGACAGAGAGGTGAGAATGGCCTGTTTTAAATACACCCGGGTAGTGTTTACCATCAAAGTTGACTAGTATCAGCTTTATACGGGGTTCTTGGACATTGAGTGCTGGCTTGCCCACGTCTCTTGGCTGAGAGATAGAGCTGAGCATGCTTTAGTTATTCTGGCTGGTTCAGATCTAAGTATGAATTTGTGTGCAAATGTTTTGTTCTCATTTGATGGGGCTTGCAGGCTCCGGGATGCTGTGTCTGTGAAACaccaaatatttatttaagtGTTCAGAGTGTGGCGGCAGCACTAAACATTCTGTCCAAACAACTCTTGTGTTGCCTTGCTGTTCAGGATGAGAAGAAGCGCATTGAGGCACTTGGTGGCTGTGTGGTCTGGTTTGGAGCCTGGAGGGTGAACGGGAGCCTGTCGGTCTCCAGAGCTATTGGTAAGAATGGACTTtaattcctttctcctccttgtttttccttttaattgaaaCTTTCACTTTCTACTGATCAAAATTTGAAACACGGCTGAAAATGGAATGGTGAACAATGACCTCTATCTTTTCGTTACATTTTGAGGGGCTGCTACAAATAATTTCTTTACTTTGGGGAAGAGGCTCCGTGCTGTGTTAATAAAAGGGCTCCCAGATGCTGCAACTGCAAACCCAAAGTCTTGTATATCTTTGTGTTCTGTCTTTCCCCAGGGGATGCTGAGCACAAGCCATATATCTGTGGGGATGCAGACTCTGCCTCCACTGTGCTAGATGGCTCTGAAGACTACCTCATTTTAGCCTGTGATGGCTTCTATGACACAGTCAATCCCGATGAGGCAGTGAAGGTGGTGGCTGACCATCTAAAGGAGAATAATGGGGACAGCAGCATGGTAGCACATAAATTAGTGGCATCCGCTCGGGATGCTGGTTCCAGTGACAACATTACTGTCATTGTGGTATTTCTCAGGGACATGAATGCAGCAGTCAATGTTAGTGAGGAATCGGACTGGACAGAGAATTCTTTCCAAGGTGGGCAAGAAGACAGTGGGGAAGATAAGGAAAACCACGGAGACTGCAAACGGCCGTGGCCCCAACACCAGTGCTCAGCACCTGCAGATCTAGGGTATGAAGGACGAGTGGATTCCTTTACTGATAGAACTAGCCTAAGCATAGGGTCCGATATTAACCTGTTTGATGATCAAGGCTATTTAGACCTGACAAACACAGAAACAAGTGAACCTAAGAGTGCCAAATATTTGCCACCAATTCAAGTGTTTAGTCCTGGCATACCAAAGAGTGTGAATTTGATTAATGATTTAACAGTGAAGAACAAATCACCAGAGAGCACCACATCATCAGTCTATGGACAAAGTGACCCCAGGGAGTACAACGCTCCTCTTAGTTTGGGTTCTGCAGGGCAAAACATCTACAGGGTGGAGGGTTTCTCCCCCAAATTTTTGGGGCTGGAAGATGAACAGTTCAAATCCTTGGGGAAACGAGCTTCTGCATTTCCTCACTTGTGTTTCTGTAATGGGAAGAGGCGACGAGGAGCCAGGTTCAAACCAAAGTTTCGCACGCTGCTCTTGGCTCATGAGCCTTCCCATATAGAAGGATCGAGTCTGTCCTTGCCTGTCCGAGGCCGCAGTAACACGAGGTTGTTGGTAAGACACTCCCCGTGGTGGAGGCTGGCTAGTCATAAAGCTTACAGTGAGAGCATGTTTTTGATGCGAAGACAAAGTAATTGTATACCAGATTCATACCTTCATCAATGCTGTAAAATTTAACTGTCTCCCTTGTGTTCCCCCTTAGGTACCTAAAACAGACATTCCCAAAATAAAACTGGCATcatcagaaagtgaaaaaaggtGGGCATTTCAGAACCGCGTGTATTACAATCCCCCGCAAAGCTCGAATCATGTGTAAATAGATCTAGGAATTAACAAATGTAGTTGTTTCAATCTCAATAAAATTTGCTGGTGGTGCCACCTTAAGCAATGCCACAGCCACCCAACCACCTGCACACATAAGTATTAGTCACATCCACTAGTGAAAGCCGACTAGTTGGTTCACATGAATAGACACTGTTAGGGAACAgtctttaaaaatgcagaaagttgAACCTGCCTAAGTCTATGGAGCAATATTTAAAGAAAGATTCTGCTTTAGAACAGCCAAATTTTTTAGAGTGGGGGGAAGTTTCCATAGAAGTCCaggttgtgggattttttttatgttttactttCAGTTTATTTCAGGCTAATATTAAGATGAATTAGAAAATTACATCCACTTTGCAGGTAAAAGACTAAAAGCCATACAGGATTTTACCAGGTAACTTAGGAACGGACAAACTAAGCTTCTGTTACTCTGTTCTCAGACTCTCATTGAGGTACATACTCataatttacttattttttcatGTAACATAAAATGTGGAATatgaagaaaactgttttttgtagtttaaaaaaaaaaattatttcctatGGCTAGAGTTGCAGTGTACAGGGATTTCGTATCTCTCTGGTGCTTTTAGTGGCATTTTTCTTGTTTGTCAGTTTAGAAAACTGTTTTCAATTAATTAGTTTTAATCTAACATGATTGTGCTTAATGCTTCAAGCCAACCTCTTTCCACCATAACTTCATCTCAGGTCTTTAAAGAAACCAAGTCTGTGGAGATGTTCAGTACAATACTACTGTCACTAAACCAGTCAAACCGGAGAACTGCTTGCTAGGAATAATGAGCAATTTGGTGAGCTGTTTGTTTTGGGTAAGGATTTCTAGGTGGCAAAggcataatttaaaataaagttgtaGTGTCAAGGATGGTAAGATGCTGCCTCTGTAGTAGCATTATTACTGCATTTTGGTCTTTTCCAGAACGTCTAAAAATGGATGCAAGGCTGCTAGAGCAATCCAAAGTGAATGGGAATGCCGCGGATGCAGATGAGCAGGGGATGTGCTTTGGGTTTAGTGGGGATGGTAAAATTCACTGACAGTCCAGAGCTTTGTTTTAGTTAAACTTGGATTTGTAAAGAAAAGTGAGAAATGTCAGCTGCCCTTTATTTTGACAAGCGGAGCATTatttaacaaacaaaaccaggcacacacacacgcacagtaCCCACCAGCTTCTCCCTACTCTTGGGGGGATGTTAACCTCTTAAAGGAACATTAGAACTTAAGTAGACTATTCCCATCGGATAGACCAGTCAGCTCCACTAAATACACATCCTATTACTATTATTTGTTACAATATGGCATTTGGAAGAGTATGAATACAATAATTCTTCACAGGCATTTATTGTACCATTCATATCATTTTAGCAGTAACAATTTAATATCAGTATTAGTATGTAGCTAGAATTCgcaaagtattttaatattaagtAGTCAGGAGTTTATTCAACATAACGAGTGATGGCAAGGTTTGAATTCTGCCAATTTCTGCTTCTCCTCATCTTTGATGcactattttaaaagcaatttgatTGATGAATAGCAAAAGGCTTTGTGAGTAACCAGGAGTTGAAGTGTGGCTTTAGATTCCTTTGATctttttgagacttttttttttaatcttttgggaTCATTGGCTCTTACCTGTCATCTTATTAAGCCTTAGCTGTTGTCAACACTCTTTAGATGCAGCATACGCTCCAAGTCAGATTTACTAAGGAAATTTGAGAAATCGTGAAACAGTAAAATATGCAACTCTGGGGCATCTCTGCGGtgcctttattttaaattattcacaGTAATAATGATACATTGAAAGTCCATCTTCTAGTTGATAGTCATGCTTCTGAAAGAAAGGTGGTGGAAGTGCAATTCTTTGTATGAgtaaataagaatgaaaaatgttATGGATGATAAACTTCTTCCCAGGCTGCAGGAATAGTTGAAGAGCACTGGACTGCATGTGTGCTGTTTTGGGAAGGATATAGCTTTTTAGGTGTGGATTCGTAAATGATAATTCTGGTACTCATAACATTTATCTTGCTAGGAGAAAAATTTACCATCGTAGTTCCAGTGTGGTCAGGTAAAATACTGTATAGATAGCAAGTGTTCATTTCTTCACTAAACGCATATTTATAGAGTAGATAGGAACCATTTGTAAGGTAAGTCCTTTAAAGTTCTATACTATTAAAAGTAGTGGTTATTGGTCTGATATATGCTGCTCTTGATTCTACACACTAGACAAAAAAGCAGTGCTTTGTGAAATGCAGTGTTTTCTCTTAATGCCACTGGTGATAGGAAGTAGTTCTCTTCAGTTCAAGATCCTGTGCCCTTATTTGCTGCTTGCTAACGTAAGCAATAATACCCCTCTAATGGTATCTAAATGTTCTGTATCTTGTACTTTTATTGTCTATCTGGTGACAATGTAAAAATATTAGGCTAATATAAAAGTATCTAATTGTATTTATTGTTGATACTGAGATTCAGTCTGTGAcctgtgttttgtatttttattgtgtATCTTAGTGGTGGTGAAATTTGTATAACAAATCTTTCCAATAAAGAGCTGAAGTATCCCTTTTTCAAGTTAACACAACCCGCATCAGTTTCAGTTTACGTGTTAAACGTGTTTGCAGAAGTAGGAGGTAGGTagtgaaaactttttcttttttttaattgtgttggTTTTGAGAAACGGACTTCAGGCTGTTTGTCTGAAGCTGCTCAAAACTTGCTCGTAAGCTATTCACTGTGAGTAGTAGAGGGATTCATTCAATCCCACTCTAATAGTTTCCTGTGTACACTTTTTAAATGTGCAACTCTGAGGAACGTCTGCGTTGCAGAGAGCAGTATAGCACCAGACCAGGGAGCTGTTAACCCATTTCAATTTGCACTAAAGGTGGGTGGAAACACATGTATATAACTTTTCTTTACCTACAAGTGCCATCAATTGTCCTTGCAAGTTAAAATCATTCAGTATTTAATTTAGATTGCATTGCAACACTGAAGGACAATGTCTAAGCAGACTTTAGCTTATGCCACATTTATAGTGGTACATCGTCATAGAAACTCCACTCTGTTTTTGGAACGCTGTGTGTCAGTGGGAAATGCGTTGTCCTACGGGCAGAGAGGATGAGGCATAGAGTTCTGTGTTTATAGACAGGACTGCTGTAGTTGAGGTCCACTATCTTTTCACTAAAGACACCCTACCCTGGCAGtgttctgctaaaaaaaaaaaagaaaaaaaaaagaaaaaaaaagagagagagagaaagattgaTCTAAATTAGTGGCTGTTTCAGCACAATTTATTCACTCAGCACTAGTCACATAGACAAAGCCATTGAAGGGGGATACTGCAGCTTTGTTCATGCCTATAATTTAGGGCAATCTTTCTTTAATTCATATCCTCCTTGCAACAGGAACAAGACTTTCTACCCTTGTATCACGTGCAATAAGTAATAATGAAGCAACCTCTGACTTAAATGTTCCTATCCTTTTCCAGTCACTGTTAATCAGAT
It encodes:
- the PPM1E gene encoding protein phosphatase 1E is translated as MAAGGSGSSSGGGSAEEKSYRRFLELFLGEFRGPFGAEPEPAPAPPPAAADAAAAADEDPGAEGEAGTAGEAEEGDAADPQPPTPPPPPPPLPPLPRPLSEHITEEEVEGECLDLCLQQLYKYNCPSFLAAALARATSDEVLQSDLSVHYLPKHVDSTDGIIQIETVKLARLVFSKLHEICSNWVKDFPLQWKPHRYYETSIHAIKNMRRKMEDKHVCIPDFNMLFNLEDQEEQAYFAVFDGHGGVDAAIYASIHLHVNLVHQEMFQHDPAEALCRAFRVTDERFVQKAARESLRCGTTGVVTFIRGNMLHVAWLGDSQVMLVRRGQAVELMKPHKPDREDEKKRIEALGGCVVWFGAWRVNGSLSVSRAIGDAEHKPYICGDADSASTVLDGSEDYLILACDGFYDTVNPDEAVKVVADHLKENNGDSSMVAHKLVASARDAGSSDNITVIVVFLRDMNAAVNVSEESDWTENSFQGGQEDSGEDKENHGDCKRPWPQHQCSAPADLGYEGRVDSFTDRTSLSIGSDINLFDDQGYLDLTNTETSEPKSAKYLPPIQVFSPGIPKSVNLINDLTVKNKSPESTTSSVYGQSDPREYNAPLSLGSAGQNIYRVEGFSPKFLGLEDEQFKSLGKRASAFPHLCFCNGKRRRGARFKPKFRTLLLAHEPSHIEGSSLSLPVRGRSNTRLLVRHSPWWRLASHKAYSESMFLMRRQSNCIPDSYLHQCCKI